A single region of the Acetivibrio cellulolyticus CD2 genome encodes:
- a CDS encoding cellulose binding domain-containing protein has product MNKKSMVKKTLGIVLTTLMLLGLILNPSAGVNVLSAPKDDLKVEFFNQVKTSTTNSIAPRFKLSNTGTSAIVLSEITLKYYYTNEEEKAQIFFCDWTTVGNSNVTGIFEQIIPAVTGADCSLKIGFTSGAGSLMPGQSIEVQTRFSKSDWSNYNQSDDYSFNITSSNYSEWNKVTAFYQNTLIKGSEPFVSVTPTSTPTLASTPTSTLTLTPKSTPTPTPIATDNNDLKVEFFNQVKTSATNSIAPRFKLSNTGTSAIVLSDITLKYYYTNEEKKAQIFFCDWTTVGNSNVTGIFEQIIPAVNGADCSLKIGFTSGAGSLMPGQSIEVQTRFSKSDWSNYNQSDDYSFNSTSSSYSEWNKVTAFYQNALIKGTEPFVSVTPTPTLTPKSTPTPAPIATDYNNLKVESYNVDIGSLSQQITTQYRITNTGTSIAKLSKIKLKYYYTNKDNSSQTFNCNMSSVGLINVTGTVENIQPALTDVNCILTVGFTEAAGNLIPGENIVVRTMLKRGDRLQYQQWDDYSFNSTAANYTNWDKITMFYNDKKISGQEPVGLPSLTPSPTPSNITTPTVTPTPTPIMVDFSCGIGECWKELHYAGVMGKPIDVSRDFYNGTRPGKFQQFPEGFIVYSNATGAVFISNRAFNKWSIAGGMTTTDNRNMYIAMGFPKEHSQNDSGIEYTEFEGGTIINVVAQDKQYILFGKNAVCYNNQLQDINGLTIKDKLGLPIADEVLIPSTGEPGSVSRSYQNFEHGAIFYIEGSANNAIAIWGKTYETYISTDPSMMYVGFPLESPQDIIKDSKVFYQKCLFENFAMYYDMVNEPYFMDFRISNVYEANGGVLGWMGLAKAPEGITAKGTKYLYFANGIIVANGLGTAAFKDLSICVDSYTAYGSDGAAGANDLYVNGSIKGSDGHVTNIHQPYAQGRETIVVNKNYLITSSLTHDYSVDVYLEGKDADDTSPDDDKGVIEKKYDIENLWGYFENPSKRKNNFEAVYRFDSVSIPYSLSNFRRSVFWSFSNFSTSRLSPDQYADTFADVDHDESWYWHPFNSTFYHQVYKTNAASGNCFGICLEAIDALSGNSMYTEPLFSKYFSDTLDGRDLTAIDDAHKGLINEINIKQAYQIGSKSINSVFTEYFDRGLSNPGYTFEDTYEAFKKGNYCIVNISKDGVLDSGGHWVLPYRWETDNPKYPGKWLMYVADPNKPAGLKGTDNKGVIHDYTSDESSIIFIDPIKDTYEYEMPSGEKWHGRFYALDYSILRNPQNLPFNSICSYIGNYVNMNIYGAVSLYRGDIPLVNYFGGSLDNGVQTGDTGYYFGKGKGQIYFDLETKDIDDRSQIALETSAFSSEITLYGKGKDNISLLNINGYSNHYTDFNNDTRGIIVYNYSDSSDQKVDISLQAVNKQRWIKLENVSLKASGRFSINVINGGKSLDVEYYGNGSTQCKLIYKEDGNSEIKEIENVWLNPGNNRISIDGKVVVPEPPRQRQTTEDMNGILAYWKFNDFDNVLAKDSSGNNNLLDTSSTYNENGVSGSGKAISLNGVNQYAFMANKEDFNFDSNESFSISTWVNVKDPESTKLQSVFSKGSPATSSNWFGIWINNKKWYFGGKVGLSGTSNVLKGWNHVAVVQDGSANMRYLYVNGVLEATGNAMNGASVEDIRVGGSTAGNDFLNGCVDEMYVRSYPLSQSDITKEYKRYHEGVLARWNFNETSGTTVKDEMGNYDGILKTDSDCENNWSGKGYIKLNPYYRDHVVIPNDKCFYFDRDDSYMIFARVYIPEPIETFQQGIFSKGRSTSVWKNYANCWEIGSTSSRIDPWGSATLSPGWHDIALKQNGPYKNRELFIDNIKILTTSSINDISDFNYDMIIGAISDYDCSSYGFFNGYIDYVEVCNYSDQLVIQ; this is encoded by the coding sequence ATGAACAAGAAAAGTATGGTTAAAAAAACACTGGGTATTGTTTTGACTACACTCATGCTATTGGGTTTGATTTTGAATCCTTCAGCAGGAGTAAATGTTTTATCAGCACCTAAGGACGATTTGAAGGTAGAATTTTTCAATCAGGTTAAGACTTCTACAACCAACTCAATTGCACCAAGATTCAAACTATCCAATACTGGGACTTCAGCAATAGTTCTATCAGAAATAACCCTTAAATATTATTATACAAACGAAGAAGAAAAGGCACAGATTTTTTTCTGTGACTGGACTACCGTAGGAAATTCAAATGTAACAGGGATTTTTGAGCAAATTATACCTGCTGTAACCGGGGCTGATTGCAGCCTTAAAATAGGCTTTACAAGTGGAGCAGGCAGCCTGATGCCCGGACAAAGTATTGAAGTACAGACAAGATTTTCAAAATCGGACTGGTCTAATTACAATCAATCCGACGATTACTCTTTCAATATTACAAGCAGCAACTATTCAGAGTGGAACAAAGTAACAGCCTTTTATCAGAACACTTTAATCAAGGGAAGCGAGCCTTTTGTTTCTGTTACACCAACATCAACACCAACTCTAGCATCAACACCAACATCAACTCTAACACTAACACCAAAATCGACTCCTACTCCAACTCCCATAGCGACGGATAACAATGATTTGAAAGTAGAATTTTTCAATCAGGTTAAGACTTCTGCAACCAATTCAATTGCACCAAGATTCAAACTATCCAATACTGGGACTTCAGCAATAGTTCTATCAGATATAACTCTTAAATATTATTATACAAATGAAGAAAAAAAGGCACAGATTTTTTTCTGTGACTGGACTACCGTAGGAAATTCAAATGTAACAGGGATTTTTGAGCAAATTATACCTGCTGTAAACGGGGCTGATTGCAGCCTTAAAATAGGCTTTACAAGTGGAGCAGGCAGTCTGATGCCTGGACAAAGTATTGAGGTACAGACAAGATTTTCAAAATCGGACTGGTCTAATTACAATCAATCCGACGATTACTCTTTCAATAGTACAAGCAGTAGCTATTCAGAGTGGAACAAAGTAACAGCCTTCTATCAGAACGCTTTAATCAAGGGAACCGAGCCTTTTGTTTCTGTTACTCCTACTCCAACTCTAACACCAAAATCGACTCCTACTCCAGCTCCCATAGCAACAGATTACAACAATTTGAAAGTAGAATCATATAATGTAGATATAGGCTCCTTAAGCCAACAAATAACAACACAGTACAGAATAACTAATACTGGTACTTCTATAGCAAAATTATCAAAAATAAAACTGAAATATTATTACACAAACAAAGACAATTCCAGTCAAACGTTTAATTGTAATATGTCATCCGTAGGACTTATTAATGTGACAGGCACCGTTGAGAATATTCAGCCAGCTCTAACGGATGTAAATTGTATTCTTACCGTAGGTTTCACTGAAGCTGCCGGAAATCTGATTCCTGGAGAGAATATTGTAGTTCGAACTATGTTAAAAAGAGGAGATCGCTTACAATATCAGCAATGGGATGATTATTCATTTAATAGTACGGCTGCAAATTATACAAACTGGGACAAGATCACCATGTTCTATAATGACAAAAAAATCAGCGGACAAGAACCTGTAGGCTTGCCTTCACTTACTCCATCGCCAACTCCCAGCAATATAACTACTCCGACAGTTACACCCACACCCACACCTATAATGGTGGATTTCTCTTGTGGCATCGGAGAATGTTGGAAGGAATTGCATTATGCCGGTGTTATGGGCAAACCGATTGATGTTTCCCGGGATTTTTATAATGGAACACGTCCGGGTAAATTCCAACAGTTCCCCGAGGGCTTTATCGTTTATTCAAACGCTACAGGCGCGGTATTTATCTCAAATAGAGCATTTAACAAATGGTCAATAGCTGGTGGTATGACTACGACTGATAACAGAAACATGTATATAGCAATGGGATTTCCAAAAGAACATTCACAAAATGATTCCGGAATTGAGTATACAGAGTTTGAAGGAGGTACAATTATAAACGTTGTCGCTCAAGACAAGCAGTATATTCTATTTGGTAAAAATGCAGTTTGCTACAACAACCAATTACAAGATATTAATGGCTTGACAATTAAAGATAAACTTGGCTTGCCTATCGCAGATGAAGTGCTTATACCATCCACAGGTGAACCTGGATCGGTATCCAGATCCTATCAGAATTTTGAACACGGTGCCATATTTTATATTGAAGGTTCTGCCAATAATGCAATTGCTATATGGGGAAAAACATATGAAACATATATAAGTACAGATCCAAGCATGATGTATGTTGGTTTTCCTTTAGAGTCACCTCAGGATATTATAAAAGATTCAAAAGTATTTTACCAAAAGTGCTTGTTTGAAAACTTTGCGATGTATTATGACATGGTAAACGAACCATATTTTATGGATTTTAGGATTTCAAATGTGTATGAAGCGAATGGCGGAGTTTTAGGCTGGATGGGATTGGCAAAAGCTCCGGAAGGTATTACTGCAAAGGGAACAAAATATTTATATTTTGCAAATGGTATTATTGTTGCAAATGGCCTAGGTACTGCTGCCTTCAAAGACTTGTCCATATGTGTTGACAGTTATACGGCCTATGGAAGTGATGGCGCAGCCGGAGCCAATGATTTATATGTAAATGGAAGCATAAAGGGTTCGGATGGTCATGTGACAAATATTCATCAGCCTTATGCTCAAGGACGAGAAACTATTGTAGTAAATAAAAACTACTTAATAACAAGCAGTTTAACTCATGATTATTCGGTAGATGTATATCTTGAAGGAAAAGATGCAGATGATACCAGTCCAGATGATGATAAAGGAGTCATTGAAAAGAAATATGATATTGAAAATTTATGGGGATACTTTGAAAATCCATCTAAAAGAAAGAACAATTTTGAGGCAGTATATCGTTTTGACAGTGTAAGTATACCTTATAGCTTATCAAATTTCAGAAGGAGTGTTTTTTGGTCTTTTAGCAACTTCAGTACCTCAAGACTATCTCCGGATCAATATGCAGATACTTTTGCAGATGTTGATCATGACGAGTCATGGTATTGGCATCCATTTAACAGCACTTTTTACCACCAGGTGTATAAGACAAATGCAGCTTCAGGCAACTGTTTCGGGATTTGTCTGGAAGCGATCGATGCCTTGTCGGGTAATTCAATGTATACTGAGCCGCTATTCTCCAAATACTTCAGCGATACATTGGACGGTAGAGATTTAACTGCGATTGATGATGCCCATAAAGGACTTATTAATGAAATTAATATTAAGCAGGCATACCAAATAGGAAGTAAAAGCATTAACAGTGTTTTTACAGAATATTTTGACAGAGGTTTGTCAAATCCTGGTTATACTTTCGAGGATACCTATGAAGCTTTTAAGAAAGGCAACTATTGTATAGTAAATATATCTAAAGATGGAGTGTTGGATAGTGGAGGGCACTGGGTCTTACCATACAGGTGGGAAACAGATAATCCAAAATATCCCGGAAAATGGTTGATGTACGTTGCAGATCCCAATAAACCTGCCGGACTTAAGGGGACTGATAATAAAGGTGTTATTCATGATTACACCAGTGACGAATCGAGTATAATATTCATAGATCCTATTAAAGACACCTATGAGTACGAAATGCCCAGTGGAGAAAAGTGGCATGGAAGATTTTATGCATTGGATTATAGCATTCTCAGAAACCCTCAAAACCTTCCATTCAATTCAATATGTTCGTATATAGGTAATTATGTTAATATGAACATTTATGGAGCCGTTTCATTGTATAGAGGAGATATTCCTTTGGTCAATTATTTTGGAGGTTCCCTTGATAATGGCGTTCAAACAGGTGATACAGGTTATTATTTTGGAAAAGGCAAGGGTCAGATTTATTTTGATCTTGAGACCAAGGATATTGATGACAGGAGCCAAATTGCATTAGAGACATCAGCATTTTCTAGTGAAATTACCTTATATGGAAAAGGTAAGGATAACATATCCCTACTTAATATTAATGGATATAGTAATCACTATACTGATTTCAATAATGACACTCGAGGTATTATTGTATACAATTACTCAGATTCCAGTGATCAAAAAGTGGACATTTCGCTTCAAGCTGTTAATAAACAAAGATGGATAAAGCTTGAGAATGTTTCATTGAAAGCTAGCGGCCGTTTTAGCATTAATGTAATAAACGGAGGAAAATCGTTAGACGTGGAATATTACGGAAATGGATCTACACAATGCAAATTGATATACAAAGAAGATGGTAATAGTGAGATAAAGGAAATTGAAAATGTTTGGTTAAATCCGGGTAATAACAGAATCTCCATTGATGGAAAAGTAGTTGTTCCGGAGCCGCCAAGACAAAGGCAAACAACTGAAGACATGAATGGTATACTGGCTTATTGGAAATTTAATGATTTTGACAATGTTTTGGCAAAGGACTCTTCCGGTAACAACAATCTCCTTGACACTTCATCCACCTATAATGAAAATGGCGTAAGCGGAAGCGGAAAAGCTATCAGCTTAAATGGTGTAAATCAGTATGCATTTATGGCAAACAAGGAAGATTTCAATTTTGACTCCAATGAAAGTTTTTCAATTTCAACGTGGGTTAATGTAAAAGATCCTGAAAGCACCAAGCTTCAATCAGTATTTTCCAAGGGCTCACCTGCAACATCAAGCAATTGGTTTGGAATTTGGATTAATAATAAAAAGTGGTATTTTGGTGGCAAAGTGGGACTTAGCGGAACTTCTAATGTCTTGAAAGGATGGAATCATGTAGCTGTAGTTCAGGATGGTTCGGCAAATATGAGATATCTTTATGTAAATGGAGTTCTGGAAGCAACCGGAAATGCCATGAATGGCGCTTCAGTTGAAGATATAAGGGTTGGCGGATCTACAGCCGGAAATGATTTTCTTAATGGATGTGTGGATGAAATGTATGTGAGAAGCTATCCTCTATCTCAAAGCGATATAACAAAAGAGTATAAAAGATACCATGAAGGAGTACTGGCAAGATGGAATTTTAATGAGACATCCGGAACAACTGTAAAAGATGAGATGGGCAACTATGACGGTATTTTAAAAACCGATTCCGATTGTGAGAATAACTGGAGTGGAAAGGGTTACATAAAGCTCAATCCATATTATAGAGATCATGTTGTAATTCCAAATGACAAGTGTTTTTACTTTGATAGGGATGACAGTTATATGATTTTTGCAAGAGTATACATTCCTGAGCCAATAGAAACCTTCCAACAGGGAATATTCAGCAAAGGGCGCTCTACAAGTGTATGGAAAAATTATGCCAACTGTTGGGAAATAGGATCAACTTCATCTCGTATTGACCC